From Penaeus chinensis breed Huanghai No. 1 chromosome 18, ASM1920278v2, whole genome shotgun sequence, one genomic window encodes:
- the LOC125034690 gene encoding glutathione peroxidase 7-like codes for MNGLGTLTLCLLFYVTLQGCRGEDFYSFTVHDHEGSDFALEKYRGKVTLVVNVASQCGYTDSTYRALKKLHDILSYGDFFSVLAFPCNQFGDQEPFDMPEIIEFVTTEYKVEFPVFNKISVVGERADPAFKFLIETSSVVPDWNFYKYLVDETGQVIGAWGTRTTVEEIFDDIQAAVKKVKAKHARNAGGKRKAEKKEKESAGAKDEL; via the exons ATGAATGGACTCGGAACTCTGACGCTGTGCCTACTATTTTACGTAACTCTACAAGGATGCAGAGGAGAAGATTTCTACAGTTTTACAGTACATGATCACGAGGGAAGTGACTTTGCGTTGGAAAAATACAGAGGGAAG GTAACACTAGTTGTGAATGTTGCAAGTCAATGTGGCTACACAGACAGTACTTACCGTGCCCTCAAGAAACTGCACGACATCCTGA GTTATGGCGATTTCTTCTCCGTACTAGCCTTTCCGTGCAACCAGTTTGGTGACCAAGAGCCTTTTGATATGCCGGAGATTATCGAGTTTGTCACCACGGAGTACAAAGTGGAATTCCCTGTTTTCAATAAGATCAGTGTTGTGGGAGAACGCGCAGATCCCGCCTTTAAGTTCCTGATTg AGACTTCATCGGTGGTTCCTGATTGGAATTTCTACAAATACCTTGTGGATGAAACAGGCCAAGTCATTGGAGCTTGGGGAACACGCACCACAGTGGAAGAGATTTTCGATGACATCCAGGCAGCTGTCAAGAAGGTCAAAGCAAAACATGCAAGAAATGCAGGAGGCAAGCGGAAGgccgaaaagaaagagaaagaatcagcAGGTGCGAAAGATGAACTGTAA
- the LOC125034706 gene encoding patched domain-containing protein 3-like, producing MATRSKENIISRINFCIVNGLEKAFYNYGVIIARRPAVFMCICLILTVLCSIGLMKFRMEERPFKLWIPQDSDFIKVMEWQKDNFPAQFRIQMALYEAENVLDKDVLLEMLRVHEVVMNTSTEDATWQSVCAKMPTITENWFGRKRKRRSLRKENISGIETDPLLLSRAKREDNSLFDWSTFLGRDAYCGFLDSIPLECMEHSILEVWGYDRDLISDLTQEEILYDVNTVDTSAVFGFPVNFSQYLGGVEFDASGQIIKATASRQTWITEVNMTAIQAGDFVDDTGTGTEVDSRSFQWEKEMVKVVLDETERPKNISLYFMASASFGMIAGDTIIGDVQYLAVGFGVVFIYVQIMLGKFNLVEQRPLLSLMGLNCVGMSVFLSYGICSAFDVPFGPVNNVLPFLLLGLGIDDMFVIMQAWNNLTPKEKKKELAERIGLALKHAGVSITVTSVTDFAAFAIGSGTVLPALRSFCIFAAVGIAAVYFFQATFFVAWFSLDQKRLEDNRHGLIWCWKLQNWTPNKCSQRDLCQTFFSNVYAKYLLKLPCKVLVLFVTLALLAVSGWGLSNLRQEFNPVWFLPQNSYLFKFLMKQEHYYPASGERGTIYFGHMNYLEELPKIDKLMITMQENEDISEIDSWYLSYKKYWEKQGYEVPDPVETQEKFLDQLSLFLHSPSGSKYRAKNFNFDGKVNCSDPAPSILASSIDFKHRPLSLSREKIKAMDDLKAIVKEMNFSGFVEPYSRIYSGWETDKIIEKELYQNMGLAMAVVFLVTLILIANFVTSVMVLLCVIMTLVDVGALMHWWGLTIDTVSCIDIVLAIGLCVDYAAHIAHTFMTQTGTRDERARLTVAKIGPAVLNGGFSTFLAFVFLANSDSHVFMTFFKIFFAVVLYGLLHGLVFLPVLLSLIGPPSYPKEKDDEELADGEDSCPFTPQKKSDEQNEEPDHCTNLLENDTDLKNDPKSGKCKETVSLRMSESSNDKSSLCVGEPSVQIVSSYT from the exons ATGGCTACCAGATCCAAAGAAAATATTATTTCACGAATCAATTTTTGCATAGTTAATGGGCTTGAAAAAGCCTTTTACAATTATGGTGTTATTATTGCTCGTCGTCCTGCAGTATTCATGTGCATATGTTTGATATTGACTGTATTATGTTCCATTGGTCTCATGAAATTTAGGATGGAAGAACGACCTTTCAAATTATGGATTCCACAAGACTCTGACTTCATCAAAGTAATGGAGTGGCAAAAGGATAATTTCCCAGCACAGTTTCGAATACAAATGGCACTCTATGAAGCAGAAAATGTGTTGGATAAAGATGTCCTTCTAGAGATGTTAAGGGTCCATGAAGTTGTTATGAACACATCAACAGAAGATGCAACATGGCAGTCCGTGTGTGCCAAGATGCCAACTATAACTGAAAATTGGtttggcagaaagagaaagagaaggagcctCAGGAAGGAAAATATTTCAGGTATTGAAACTGATCCTTTACTATTGTCAAGAGCAAAACGGGAAGACAATAGTTTGTTTGACTGGAGTACATTTTTGGGTAGAGATGCTTATTGTGGTTTTCTTGATAGCATACCTCTTGAATGCATGGAACACAGCATTCTCGAGGTCTGGGGATATGATCGTGACTTAATAAGTGATCTTACCCAGGAGGAGATATTATATGATGTGAACACTGTAGACACAAGTGCTGTGTTTGGTTTTCCTGTCAATTTCTCGCAATACCTTGGAGGAGTAGAGTTTGATGCCTCAGGCCAGATTATCAAGGCAACAGCTTCTAGGCAGACCTGGATCACAGAAGTTAACATGACTGCTATACAAGCTGGAGATTTTGTAGATGATACAGGAACTGGTAcagaggtggatagtagaagctTCCAGTGGGAAAAGGAAATGGTAAAGGTTGTTTTGGATGAAACAGAAAGACCAAagaatatatctttgtattttatGGCATCGGCAAGTTTTGGAATGATTGCTGGAGATACAATCATAGGAGATGTGCAGTACTTAGCTGTTGGCTTTGGTGTAGTCTTTATCTATGTCCAAATAATGCTCGGGAAATTTAACTTAGTGGAACAGAGACCTTTACTCTCTTTAATGGGTCTAAACTGTGTAGgaatgtctgtgtttttgtcctATGGCATTTGTTCAGCATTTGATGTCCCATTTGGTCCAGTTAATAATGTgctgcccttccttctccttggCCTTGGGATTGATGATATGTTTGTCATCATGCAAGCTTGGAATAATCTCACaccaaaggagaagaaaaaagagttagCAGAAAGAATAGGGCTTGCTCTCAAACATGCTGGTGTTTCCATCACAGTTACATCAGTAACTGATTTTGCAGCATTTGCCATTGGCAGTGGAACAGTTTTGCCAGCACTTAGATCCTTCTGTATTTTTGCAGCAGTAGGTATTGCTGCTGTCTATTTTTTTCAGGCTACATTTTTTGTTGCCTGGTTTTCTCTTGATCAGAAGCGATTGGAAGACAATCGACATGGGCTTATCTGGTGCTGGAAATTGCAGAATTGGACTCCTAATAAGTGCAGTCAAAGGGATCTCTGTCAGACATTCTTTAGTAATGTATATGCCAAGTACCTCTTGAAGCTGCCTTGTAAGGTGTTGGTACTGTTTGTAACTCTTGCCCTTTTGGCAGTTTCTGGATGGGGGCTCTCAAACTTGCGCCAGGAGTTTAACCCAGTTTGGTTCCTTCCTCAGAATTCTTATCTCTTCAAGTTTTTAATGAAGCAGGAGCATTACTACCCAGCTTCAGGTGAACGTGGTACAATATACTTTGGTCATATGAACTACTTGGAAGAACTGCCcaaaattgataaattaatgattACAATGCAGGAGAACGAAGACATTAGTGAAATAGACAGTTGGTATTTGAGTTATAAGAAATACTGGGAAAAGCAAGGGTATGAAGTGCCAGACCCAGTTGAAACCCAAGAGAAATTTTTAGATCAGTTGTCATTGTTTCTACATTCCCCAAGTGGATCAAAATATCGAGCAAAGAACTTCAATTTTGATGGTAAAGTGAACTGTTCTGATCCAGCTCCGTCTATTTTGGCTTCTAGCATAGACTTCAAGCACAgaccactgtctctctctcgagAAAAGATCAAAGCCATGGATGATTTGAAGGCTATTGTTAAAGAAATGAATTTCAGTGGATTTGTAGAACCATATTCAAGAATTTACAGTGGATGGGAAACGGACAAAATTATTGAGAAAGAGCTGTACCAGAATATGGGACTTGCTATGGCTGTAGTGTTTCTTGTGACACTTATTCTAATTGCCAACTTTGTAACTAGTGTGATGGTGCTTCTTTGTGTGATAATGACATTGGTTGATGTAGGAGCATTAATGCATTGGTGGGGCCTCACTATTGACACAGTGTCTTGTATTGACATTGTGTTAGCAATTGGTCTATGTGTAGACTATGCTGCACATATTGCCCATACATTTATGACGCAGACTGGCACAAGGGACGAACGTGCTAGACTCACTGTAGCCAAAATTGGACCAGCTGTTCTGAATGGAGGCTTCAGCACTTTCCTGGCATTTGTATTCTTGGCAAATTCAGATTCTCATGTTTTCATGACATTTTTCAAG ATATTTTTCGCGGTTGTTTTGTATGGACTCCTTCATGGTCTCGTATTTTTGCCTGTTTTATTGTCCCTCATTGGGCCACCTTCCTATcccaaagaaaaagatgatgaagagctGGCAGATGGTGAAGATTCATGTCCATTCACCCCCCAGAAGAAATCTGATGAACAAAATGAAGAACCAGACCATTGTACAAATTTGTTAGAAAATGATACAGATCTGAAGAATGACCCAAAGAGTGGTAAGTGCAAAGAAACAGTAAGTCTAAGAATGTCAGAGAGCAGCAATGACAAAAGTAGTCTGTGTGTGGGGGAGCCAAGTGTACAAATAGTGAGTAGTTATACTTAG